A region of Cellulophaga sp. RHA19 DNA encodes the following proteins:
- a CDS encoding MGH1-like glycoside hydrolase domain-containing protein encodes MKERLISQAINVLEENFQPGGFTIPCKGLYPFQWKWDSGFIAIGQAYYDVSKAKQEISTLLDAQWDNGFIPHIVFHNESDTYFPGADVHRSDLSPVSSKKYKSTGMTQPPVTGFVLEEMYRIAKDKEDMFGYIKSQIDKVYDNHKYFYQNRDVNDEGLVFIYHNWESGTDNSPIWDDIWKTMNPPDYTFERRDTTHVDASQRPSKREYDHYLYIIEIAKEHNYNDAKIAELSPFLVIDPLFNAMLIKSNQALINLYTLIGDNDDKIAQLVKWQGKSIKGFNKKLWDKDLGAYVHYDLRKDKPISFVTSSSFSPLFANIPSKERADILVNTMMTKFGGEDKYLCASFDPESDRFDPKKYWRGPVWINMNWILFYGLKNYEYNNIADRIKEDSIELIEKFGFYEYFNCKKGTEDAGYGGDNFSWSAALLIDFLNN; translated from the coding sequence ATGAAAGAGAGGTTAATATCACAAGCCATTAATGTATTAGAGGAAAATTTTCAACCAGGAGGGTTTACAATTCCGTGTAAAGGATTGTATCCTTTTCAATGGAAATGGGATAGCGGTTTTATAGCCATTGGTCAGGCTTATTATGATGTGTCTAAAGCAAAGCAAGAAATTTCTACTTTGTTAGATGCGCAATGGGATAATGGTTTTATACCACACATTGTTTTTCATAACGAGAGTGATACCTACTTTCCAGGAGCAGATGTGCACAGATCAGATTTAAGTCCTGTGTCATCTAAAAAGTACAAGTCAACAGGAATGACACAACCTCCTGTTACTGGTTTTGTGCTAGAAGAAATGTATAGAATAGCAAAAGACAAAGAAGATATGTTTGGCTATATAAAAAGTCAAATAGACAAGGTTTATGACAACCATAAGTATTTTTATCAAAACAGAGATGTAAATGATGAAGGGTTGGTCTTTATTTACCACAATTGGGAATCTGGAACAGATAACTCTCCTATTTGGGATGATATTTGGAAAACAATGAACCCTCCAGATTATACTTTTGAACGTAGAGACACTACACACGTAGATGCATCACAAAGACCAAGTAAAAGAGAGTATGATCATTATTTGTATATCATAGAAATAGCTAAAGAGCATAATTATAACGATGCTAAAATAGCAGAGTTATCTCCTTTTTTAGTAATAGACCCATTATTTAATGCTATGTTAATAAAGTCTAATCAAGCATTAATTAACTTGTATACACTTATTGGTGATAATGATGATAAAATAGCACAACTTGTAAAATGGCAAGGAAAAAGTATAAAAGGCTTTAACAAAAAGTTGTGGGATAAAGATTTAGGTGCTTATGTACACTATGATTTAAGAAAGGATAAACCAATAAGTTTTGTAACATCATCATCTTTTTCTCCTTTGTTTGCAAACATACCAAGTAAAGAGAGAGCAGATATTTTGGTAAATACAATGATGACAAAATTTGGAGGAGAAGATAAGTACTTATGTGCTTCTTTTGATCCAGAAAGTGATCGTTTTGACCCTAAAAAATACTGGAGAGGTCCTGTTTGGATTAATATGAACTGGATTTTGTTCTACGGATTAAAAAATTACGAGTACAATAATATTGCAGATCGCATAAAAGAAGATTCTATAGAGCTTATTGAAAAATTTGGCTTTTACGAGTATTTTAACTGTAAAAAAGGAACAGAGGATGCTGGTTATGGCGGAGATAATTTTTCATGGAGTGCAGCATTGCTTATAGATTTTTTAAATAATTAA
- a CDS encoding sodium:solute symporter family transporter, translating into MNYIDYAIVGLYLFGFLAMGYFFKENKDSKDYFLGGKSLGWFPLSLSTMATQLSAISFISAPAFVGLKLGGGMKWLTFEFAVPLAMIFIMVIIVPPLFRSGVVSIYEFVERRFHSSTRMLLSVVFLISRALATGVMVYTISIILQAVLDIDYVYTVLIISVITIIYSWQGGMKAVVWGDAIQMIILFVGLIICLFYGWSLLDSHGGIGQGFAPERLQVIDFNWGIGEGQEYGLWPMLIGGFFLYVSYYGCDQTQAQRLLSAKNESTIRKLLLANGLLRFPVVLLYCTIGLVVGTLVIKAPDFLNDIAVMTEKYFPAEYAATGAKADLMIPIFITKYLPHGLIGLLMVGILSAAMSTLSSTVNSLSAVTVEDFFNRGGKKISTKKYMMVSKISVVFWGLVCMASSFLFGGSKSAVIEIINAIGSVFYGPVLVTFLLAMFSKKVNYKGINAGILIGVLVNLIFSKTMQNIVGIDLGIHIFWIWLNFTGVLLTLAISYLVSYLTGWQKDTSNLLINVFPKKSDFLIKEVYILLGFFVVILILSFLIPQIYS; encoded by the coding sequence ATGAACTATATAGACTATGCAATTGTTGGGCTTTACCTTTTTGGGTTCTTGGCAATGGGCTATTTTTTTAAGGAAAATAAAGACTCTAAAGACTACTTTTTAGGAGGTAAAAGTCTTGGGTGGTTTCCTTTAAGCCTATCTACCATGGCAACACAATTGTCTGCTATTAGTTTTATTTCTGCACCAGCATTTGTTGGATTAAAATTAGGAGGTGGGATGAAATGGCTAACGTTTGAGTTTGCCGTTCCATTAGCAATGATTTTTATAATGGTCATTATAGTTCCTCCTTTGTTTAGATCTGGAGTTGTTAGTATTTATGAGTTTGTAGAAAGACGTTTTCATTCATCTACACGTATGCTTTTAAGCGTGGTTTTTTTAATAAGCAGAGCTTTAGCAACGGGAGTAATGGTATACACTATTTCTATAATATTGCAAGCTGTTTTAGATATAGATTATGTGTATACAGTATTAATTATAAGTGTTATAACTATAATTTATTCTTGGCAAGGAGGTATGAAAGCCGTTGTTTGGGGAGATGCAATACAAATGATAATACTTTTTGTAGGCTTAATAATATGTCTTTTTTATGGTTGGTCTTTACTAGATAGTCATGGAGGTATAGGACAAGGTTTTGCTCCTGAAAGATTACAGGTAATAGACTTTAATTGGGGAATAGGAGAAGGCCAAGAATATGGTTTATGGCCAATGTTAATTGGTGGTTTCTTTTTATATGTTTCTTATTATGGTTGTGACCAAACACAAGCACAAAGATTGCTGTCTGCAAAAAATGAAAGTACCATACGCAAGTTGTTATTAGCAAACGGACTGTTGCGTTTTCCTGTTGTATTACTGTATTGTACTATAGGTTTGGTTGTAGGTACTTTGGTTATAAAAGCCCCCGATTTTTTAAATGATATTGCTGTAATGACAGAAAAGTATTTTCCTGCAGAATATGCCGCTACTGGCGCTAAAGCAGATTTAATGATACCTATTTTTATTACCAAATATTTACCCCACGGGTTAATTGGTCTGTTAATGGTAGGAATACTTTCTGCAGCAATGTCTACTTTAAGCTCAACAGTAAATTCACTATCTGCAGTTACAGTTGAAGATTTTTTTAATAGAGGAGGTAAAAAAATATCAACAAAAAAATACATGATGGTCTCTAAAATCTCAGTGGTTTTTTGGGGTCTTGTGTGTATGGCTAGCTCGTTTTTGTTTGGTGGCAGTAAAAGTGCAGTAATAGAAATTATAAATGCAATTGGTTCTGTTTTTTATGGACCAGTTTTAGTAACCTTTTTGCTAGCTATGTTTTCAAAAAAGGTAAACTATAAAGGTATAAATGCAGGTATTTTAATAGGTGTTTTGGTTAATCTTATTTTTTCTAAAACAATGCAAAATATTGTAGGCATAGATTTAGGAATACATATTTTTTGGATATGGTTAAACTTTACAGGTGTGCTATTAACTTTGGCTATTAGTTATTTAGTAAGTTATTTAACAGGTTGGCAAAAAGACACTAGTAATTTATTGATAAATGTATTTCCTAAAAAATCAGATTTTTTAATAAAAGAAGTTTATATATTATTAGGCTTTTTTGTTGTTATACTTATTCTAAGTTTTCTAATTCCCCAAATATATAGTTAG
- a CDS encoding glycerate kinase, which yields MNYLVIPDKFKGSLTANEVIQSITSGLQRADKSPSVKSILASDGGDGFLDAVACKIMVQKVYVDTINPIGDKLRTYYLLNKDTKTAYVELAKASGLELLKAKERSAKKTSTFGTGLLIKDAIKKGATSIYLGLGGSATNDAGMGLAAALGYSFFNEDGMALNPIGENLSKVFKIERNATVTILNRIKFYAVNDVDNPLFGENGAAKVYAKQKGATAKDIEILDKGLEYFSSVIKHSMLLDHSFLPGAGAAGGTAFGLKTFFNAEFISGVKFLLELTEVPKMLKTKKIDCIITGEGKIDSQTNNGKLVKGVVDLARHYNIPVIAICGKLDADEEQLSKIGLNEALEIYDPKKGVDYSIKNAAMLVEEIIYQFFKNGRRKAQKKVNVSKILSKFNIF from the coding sequence ATGAATTATTTAGTTATTCCAGATAAGTTTAAGGGCTCATTAACTGCTAATGAAGTAATACAATCAATTACTAGTGGTTTACAAAGAGCGGACAAATCACCTTCTGTAAAGTCAATTTTAGCATCAGATGGTGGTGACGGTTTTTTAGACGCCGTTGCTTGTAAAATTATGGTGCAAAAAGTATATGTAGATACTATAAATCCAATAGGAGATAAGCTAAGAACATATTACTTACTTAATAAAGACACTAAAACGGCTTACGTAGAGCTTGCTAAAGCATCTGGTTTAGAGTTGTTAAAAGCCAAAGAACGTAGTGCTAAAAAAACATCTACATTTGGTACAGGTCTTTTAATTAAAGATGCCATTAAAAAAGGCGCAACAAGTATTTATTTAGGTCTTGGCGGTAGCGCAACTAATGATGCTGGTATGGGATTGGCTGCGGCTTTAGGGTATTCTTTTTTTAATGAAGACGGTATGGCATTAAACCCAATTGGAGAAAATTTGTCTAAAGTTTTTAAAATAGAGCGCAATGCTACGGTTACTATTTTAAATAGGATAAAATTTTATGCAGTTAATGATGTAGATAACCCTTTGTTTGGTGAAAATGGAGCTGCAAAAGTTTATGCAAAGCAAAAAGGAGCAACTGCAAAAGATATAGAGATTTTAGATAAAGGACTAGAGTACTTTAGTTCTGTTATAAAACATTCTATGCTGTTAGATCATTCATTTTTGCCAGGAGCTGGTGCTGCTGGAGGAACAGCTTTTGGTTTAAAAACTTTTTTTAATGCCGAATTTATTAGCGGTGTAAAATTTTTACTAGAACTAACAGAGGTTCCAAAAATGCTAAAGACTAAAAAAATTGATTGTATAATTACTGGTGAAGGTAAAATAGACAGTCAAACTAATAATGGAAAGCTAGTAAAAGGTGTTGTAGATTTAGCTAGGCATTATAATATTCCTGTAATTGCCATTTGTGGTAAATTAGACGCAGATGAGGAACAGTTAAGTAAAATTGGTTTAAATGAAGCATTAGAAATTTACGATCCTAAAAAAGGAGTAGATTATAGCATAAAAAATGCAGCTATGCTTGTGGAAGAAATTATATATCAGTTTTTTAAAAATGGTAGGCGTAAAGCACAAAAAAAAGTTAACGTAAGTAAAATTCTTTCAAAATTTAATATATTTTAA
- a CDS encoding TonB-dependent receptor — protein sequence MKLFLSLVLMLTTLASFSQSKQKPFDVSGIIITADDNQPLESATVYLQRVKDSSLVTYTITDQDGAFTLEGKTYDASLNMFISYIGYKTYTKKIQISKDKINLGQVNLQVDENLLDEVVVKATAPVTVKKDTLEFNVNSFKTKKDANVEDLLKKLPGVEVDENGKITINGNDVSNIYVNGKPFFGDDPTITTRNLTKDLIEKVQITDTKTKSQAFTGEESESEAKTINLTIKEEKNKGVFGKASAGGGTDERYEAAAMVNLFDNDQRLSLLFGGNNINSAGFSFGDLSNMFSVVGGGGAGSGITTSKNAGLNYTDKLNDKVDISADYFYKESNTENDNASQRENILPDSRYFTNSRSNSLADNFEHEANLELEIELDSTLRIDFEPTFTYGKNTSSYTSMEESRNEENFITNESASNSFSEGTSSNFRNDIDITKKIGSKGSFLRVSITNGIRESNTENFLNSQTEIYGDNAESISRDQFTDGEQKTTTLNTGLTYRIPLVKDVLSLDLKYDYRSDKDEDVKSTFDLDNTSQEFTNFNKALSTDFEYKNDRSTPGLRLNYKKDKLSLNFRGSYIYRTLENKDALRPELNLKRNFEALELSSRFTYRFSPKARIFARYSLDNNTPSLNQLQPFENVNDPLNTVVGNPGLEPTTTHRLNLGYGKHNFQKGLTIWSYAGFNIDKNQIVAKTTINDDFVRSTTYANVNGGYSARGNIFASKTKRLDTLRTLKFGVGFFGNVNKSINFNNNIKYSATNTSLNPSLELTFNWKDVMEIIPRYSVSFTKNTFDLDQFNNQDFKYQTLGIRTATFVPKKLEWRNDVNYTYNPNVGPGFQKSAWFWNTTLAYSILKNNGTVSLKAYDLLNQNTNARRIATGNYIQDSQSTVLQRYFMLSFSWKFNSLGSGKMPQQRGRRGSYRHYG from the coding sequence ATGAAATTATTTTTATCGCTAGTACTAATGCTAACCACATTAGCTAGCTTTTCTCAATCTAAACAGAAACCCTTTGATGTTTCTGGGATTATTATTACAGCAGACGACAACCAACCATTAGAGTCTGCAACTGTTTATTTGCAAAGAGTAAAAGACAGTTCTTTAGTAACATATACAATTACAGATCAGGACGGAGCTTTTACCTTAGAGGGTAAAACCTATGATGCAAGTTTAAATATGTTTATCTCATACATAGGCTATAAAACTTACACTAAAAAAATACAAATATCAAAAGACAAAATTAATTTAGGTCAGGTTAATTTACAAGTAGATGAAAATTTACTAGATGAGGTTGTGGTTAAGGCTACAGCGCCAGTAACTGTAAAAAAAGACACATTAGAGTTTAATGTTAATTCTTTTAAGACTAAAAAAGATGCAAATGTAGAAGATTTGCTAAAAAAGTTACCAGGTGTAGAGGTAGATGAAAATGGAAAAATTACTATAAACGGTAATGATGTTAGTAATATTTACGTAAACGGGAAACCTTTTTTTGGTGACGATCCTACAATTACTACGCGGAATTTAACTAAAGATCTTATAGAAAAAGTACAAATTACAGACACTAAAACAAAATCACAAGCTTTTACAGGTGAGGAGTCTGAGTCTGAAGCTAAAACAATTAACCTTACTATAAAAGAAGAAAAAAACAAAGGTGTTTTTGGTAAAGCCTCTGCCGGTGGTGGTACAGATGAACGGTATGAAGCAGCTGCAATGGTAAACCTTTTTGATAACGACCAAAGATTAAGCTTACTCTTTGGTGGTAATAATATTAATTCTGCTGGCTTTAGTTTTGGAGATTTAAGTAATATGTTTAGCGTTGTTGGTGGCGGAGGTGCTGGCAGTGGAATAACAACTTCTAAAAATGCCGGATTAAATTATACAGATAAGCTAAATGATAAAGTAGATATTTCTGCAGATTACTTTTATAAAGAAAGTAATACAGAGAATGATAATGCAAGTCAGCGAGAAAATATTTTACCAGACTCAAGGTATTTTACAAACTCAAGATCCAATTCTCTTGCAGATAATTTTGAGCACGAAGCAAACTTAGAATTAGAAATAGAGCTAGATTCTACATTGCGTATAGATTTTGAACCAACTTTTACTTACGGAAAAAATACAAGTTCATACACAAGTATGGAGGAGTCTAGAAATGAGGAAAATTTTATTACCAATGAATCTGCATCTAATTCTTTTTCTGAAGGTACATCTAGTAATTTTAGAAACGATATAGATATTACTAAAAAAATAGGGTCTAAAGGTTCTTTTTTACGTGTAAGTATTACTAATGGAATTAGAGAATCTAACACAGAAAACTTTCTTAATTCACAAACAGAAATATACGGTGATAATGCAGAGTCTATTAGTAGAGATCAGTTTACAGATGGAGAGCAAAAAACTACAACTTTAAATACAGGACTTACATATAGAATTCCATTAGTTAAAGATGTACTTTCTTTAGATCTTAAATATGATTATAGGTCAGATAAAGATGAAGATGTAAAAAGTACTTTTGACTTAGATAACACATCACAAGAATTTACTAATTTTAATAAAGCTTTAAGTACAGATTTTGAATATAAAAACGATAGAAGCACTCCAGGACTTCGTTTAAATTACAAAAAAGATAAATTAAGTCTAAATTTTAGAGGTAGTTATATTTATAGAACGCTAGAGAATAAAGATGCGTTAAGACCAGAGCTTAACTTAAAACGTAATTTTGAGGCCCTAGAATTGTCTTCTAGGTTTACTTATAGGTTTAGTCCTAAGGCTAGAATTTTTGCGCGTTATTCTTTAGACAATAATACACCAAGTTTAAACCAGTTGCAACCTTTTGAAAATGTTAACGACCCATTAAATACCGTAGTTGGTAACCCTGGTTTAGAGCCAACCACTACTCATAGGCTAAATTTAGGTTATGGCAAACATAATTTTCAGAAAGGATTAACTATTTGGTCTTATGCAGGTTTTAATATTGATAAAAACCAAATAGTTGCTAAAACTACTATTAATGATGACTTTGTTAGAAGTACAACGTACGCTAACGTAAATGGCGGATACAGCGCAAGAGGTAATATTTTTGCAAGCAAAACTAAAAGGTTAGACACTTTAAGAACATTAAAATTTGGAGTAGGATTTTTTGGTAACGTTAATAAGTCTATCAATTTTAATAATAATATTAAATATAGCGCAACAAATACTTCTTTAAATCCATCTTTAGAGCTTACGTTTAATTGGAAAGATGTTATGGAAATTATACCTAGGTATTCTGTGTCATTTACTAAAAATACTTTTGATTTAGATCAATTTAATAATCAAGATTTTAAATATCAAACTTTAGGTATAAGAACAGCTACTTTTGTGCCTAAAAAATTAGAGTGGCGTAATGATGTTAACTATACATACAACCCAAATGTAGGGCCAGGTTTTCAAAAAAGTGCTTGGTTTTGGAACACAACTTTAGCGTATTCTATTTTAAAAAATAATGGTACAGTTTCTTTAAAAGCATATGATTTGCTTAACCAAAATACAAATGCAAGGCGTATAGCAACGGGGAACTACATACAAGATAGTCAAAGCACGGTGTTGCAGCGTTATTTTATGTTAAGCTTTAGTTGGAAATTTAATAGCCTTGGAAGTGGTAAAATGCCACAACAAAGAGGCAGAAGAGGATCTTACCGTCACTACGGATAA
- a CDS encoding TPM domain-containing protein — protein MKYLKVNLLLLFFVVANLSFAQYKIPEKPELETSVYDYANLLSPTDKSSLERKLISYSDSTSTQIVIAVIPSTEGENINFLGAQWGQKWELGQKGKDNGILILLAKNDRKIAINTGYGVEGRLPDITAHQIINNVIIPQFKSGDYYSGLNYGTDAIFSALKGEFKEDRNLTKLRLESFLPFIVFFIIILILINKKRNNGGNNGGNRSTGIDLLDIIILSNLGRGGSSGGFGGGGSFGGGSTGGFGGGFGGGGFGGGGASGGW, from the coding sequence ATGAAATATCTAAAGGTTAACTTATTACTCTTATTTTTTGTTGTAGCAAATTTAAGTTTTGCACAATATAAAATTCCTGAAAAACCCGAGTTAGAAACTAGTGTATATGACTATGCCAATCTTTTATCTCCTACTGATAAAAGTAGTTTAGAACGCAAACTTATAAGTTATTCTGACAGCACATCTACACAAATAGTTATTGCTGTTATACCAAGTACAGAAGGTGAAAACATTAACTTTTTGGGTGCACAATGGGGACAAAAATGGGAGCTTGGTCAAAAAGGAAAAGACAACGGTATTTTAATTCTATTAGCTAAAAATGATAGAAAAATTGCCATAAATACTGGTTACGGAGTTGAAGGAAGATTACCAGACATTACAGCCCACCAAATAATAAACAACGTAATTATACCCCAATTTAAAAGCGGAGATTATTACAGCGGCTTAAACTACGGTACAGATGCTATTTTTAGCGCGTTAAAAGGTGAATTTAAAGAAGATAGAAATCTTACTAAGCTTCGTTTAGAATCTTTTTTACCTTTTATTGTTTTCTTTATTATTATTTTAATATTGATAAACAAAAAGAGAAACAATGGCGGCAATAACGGTGGCAACAGATCTACAGGAATAGATTTGTTAGATATTATAATATTAAGCAACCTTGGCCGCGGAGGTTCTTCTGGTGGTTTTGGCGGAGGCGGCAGCTTTGGCGGAGGCAGCACAGGAGGTTTTGGTGGTGGCTTTGGCGGAGGCGGCTTTGGTGGCGGTGGCGCTTCTGGTGGTTGGTAA
- a CDS encoding TPM domain-containing protein, whose amino-acid sequence MSKVEEFLTATEEQEIVAAIVAAEKNTSGEIRVHIEAKSNIEHYKRAQEVFHYLKMDNTKAENGVLLYIAVLDKKFVIYGDKGINNAVPKDFWNTTKDAIQAEFTKGNFKQGIINGVLKAGKELETHFPWLHTDANELSNEISKG is encoded by the coding sequence ATGTCTAAGGTTGAAGAGTTTTTAACTGCTACTGAAGAACAAGAAATTGTAGCTGCCATTGTAGCTGCAGAGAAAAATACTTCTGGTGAAATTAGAGTACATATTGAAGCAAAAAGCAATATAGAACACTACAAAAGAGCTCAAGAAGTTTTTCATTATTTAAAAATGGACAACACTAAGGCAGAAAATGGCGTATTACTTTACATTGCTGTGCTTGATAAAAAGTTTGTTATTTATGGTGATAAAGGCATAAATAATGCTGTGCCTAAAGATTTTTGGAATACAACCAAAGATGCTATTCAAGCTGAATTTACCAAAGGAAATTTTAAACAAGGAATTATTAATGGTGTTTTAAAAGCCGGGAAAGAGTTAGAAACTCATTTTCCTTGGTTACATACTGATGCCAATGAACTTAGTAATGAAATATCTAAAGGTTAA
- a CDS encoding LemA family protein → MKKLLIVLAFFVVLLLALGGWYVSANNTLVEMKGQAVKQWANVESSYQRRNDLIGNLVKTVQGAADFEKSTLTGVINARAKATSINIDPSNMTPEQIAQFSKVQSGLTGALSKLLVSVERYPDLKSNKNFLELQTQIEGTENRINVERNRFNDIAGDYNIHIKKIPTNIIAAIANFEPMALFSADEGSEKAPDASFDFK, encoded by the coding sequence ATGAAAAAATTATTAATTGTACTTGCCTTTTTTGTTGTATTGCTACTAGCTCTTGGCGGCTGGTATGTTAGCGCAAATAATACCTTAGTAGAAATGAAAGGACAAGCTGTTAAGCAATGGGCAAATGTAGAAAGCTCTTACCAAAGAAGAAATGACCTTATTGGTAACTTAGTAAAAACAGTACAAGGTGCAGCAGATTTTGAAAAAAGCACTTTAACTGGTGTTATAAATGCAAGAGCTAAAGCAACGTCTATAAACATAGACCCATCTAATATGACACCAGAACAAATAGCGCAATTTAGCAAAGTGCAAAGTGGGTTAACTGGCGCACTTAGCAAATTATTGGTATCTGTAGAACGTTATCCTGACCTTAAATCTAACAAAAACTTTTTAGAGTTACAGACACAAATAGAAGGCACAGAAAACAGAATAAACGTAGAGCGTAATAGATTTAATGATATTGCAGGAGACTATAATATTCATATAAAAAAGATACCTACAAACATTATTGCCGCTATAGCTAATTTTGAACCAATGGCTTTATTTAGTGCTGATGAAGGTTCAGAAAAAGCACCAGATGCAAGTTTTGACTTTAAATAA
- a CDS encoding MerR family transcriptional regulator produces the protein MHIQLPEKRYYGIGEVAKAFNVNTSLIRFWEKEFDVLKPKKNAKGNRKFTPQDIKNLQLIYHLVKERGFTLDGAKTHLKEEKKKTLSNFDIITKLENVKSELLKIKDQL, from the coding sequence ATGCATATACAACTTCCAGAAAAAAGATATTATGGTATTGGCGAAGTAGCCAAGGCTTTTAACGTAAATACGTCTTTAATACGTTTTTGGGAAAAGGAGTTTGATGTTTTAAAACCAAAAAAAAATGCAAAAGGCAACCGTAAATTTACTCCGCAAGACATAAAAAATTTACAGTTAATTTACCACCTTGTAAAAGAAAGAGGCTTTACACTAGATGGTGCCAAAACTCATTTAAAAGAAGAAAAGAAAAAAACACTTTCTAATTTTGATATTATTACAAAACTAGAGAATGTTAAGTCAGAGCTTCTAAAAATAAAAGATCAATTATAA
- a CDS encoding M23 family metallopeptidase, whose protein sequence is MSQVKYYYDPDTLSYRKIELKKSKKFRNVALMFMGAAILGFLGLLLLLNTNLINTPKELSLQRELHNYEFQFELLNKKMEQMEQVLVNIEDRDNNIYRLYFEANPIPEEQRRAGFGGVNRYKSLEGFNNSEMIIDATKRLEIIQKQMVIQSKSLDEITKLAEEKEKFLEAIPAIQPVSNEDLTRMASGFGWRSDPFTKVRKMHWGMDFTSPRGTPIYASGNGKVTRADASSTGYGKHVRIDHGYGYLSLYAHMSKYNVTAGQRVKRGDIIGFVGSTGRSEAPHLHYEVWKDGDRINPINFYYGNLSAIEFENLLKHASQENQSLD, encoded by the coding sequence ATGTCTCAAGTTAAATATTATTATGATCCAGACACTCTATCTTACAGAAAGATAGAGCTTAAAAAGTCTAAAAAATTTCGCAACGTAGCGCTAATGTTTATGGGTGCTGCAATATTGGGTTTTTTAGGGTTGCTACTTCTATTAAATACCAATTTAATTAATACACCCAAAGAACTTTCTTTACAGAGAGAACTACATAATTATGAGTTTCAGTTTGAATTGCTTAACAAAAAAATGGAGCAAATGGAACAAGTATTGGTTAATATAGAAGATAGAGATAATAACATATATCGTTTATATTTTGAAGCTAACCCAATACCAGAAGAACAAAGACGTGCAGGTTTTGGTGGTGTAAACAGATACAAGTCTCTAGAAGGCTTTAACAATTCTGAAATGATTATTGATGCCACTAAACGATTAGAAATTATACAAAAACAAATGGTAATACAGTCTAAATCTTTAGATGAAATTACCAAACTTGCCGAAGAAAAAGAAAAATTTTTAGAAGCAATACCTGCTATACAACCAGTTAGCAACGAAGACTTAACACGTATGGCATCTGGTTTTGGCTGGCGATCTGACCCATTTACCAAAGTACGTAAAATGCACTGGGGAATGGATTTTACATCTCCTAGAGGAACACCAATTTACGCATCTGGTAACGGTAAAGTTACTAGAGCAGATGCTAGCTCTACAGGTTATGGTAAACACGTACGTATAGACCACGGTTATGGCTACCTGTCACTTTATGCGCATATGAGCAAGTACAATGTTACTGCCGGGCAAAGAGTAAAAAGAGGAGATATTATTGGTTTTGTAGGTAGTACTGGTAGATCTGAAGCTCCACACTTGCACTATGAGGTTTGGAAAGATGGTGACAGAATTAATCCTATTAATTTCTACTACGGTAACCTTTCTGCTATAGAGTTTGAAAATTTACTGAAACACGCATCACAAGAAAATCAATCATTGGATTAA